In Neorhizobium sp. NCHU2750, a single genomic region encodes these proteins:
- the lptG gene encoding LPS export ABC transporter permease LptG produces the protein MIFSTLGRYFFRRYMITAFWFMVGVSAIIFLADFSETTRRLSGLDQYSVLGALAMTALRLPSILQQTIPTLSLFIGMTVLIALNRRYELVVTRAAGISVWQFIFPIIVGSFLIGLVTLFVINPLGAWGQRESVSMETSWRQSSNRAKSSKFVPWIRQISGDEDVIIGGKSYQDKGTELLDVVVFHFDKDGSVILRQDARTAKLEHGYWLLTDVLENRPGEIPVRKPTAQVRTNLKQEYIQESLEQPESVAFLDLSRKIKVSKSYGISTKALETQFHSLLSLPILLVAMTLIAATVSLKFSRFAQSRSMILGGIVSGFVLYVVSVLVKAFGSSGAIPPLVAVWIPVIVATAVGATILLHQEDG, from the coding sequence ATGATCTTCTCCACGCTCGGCCGCTATTTCTTCCGCCGCTACATGATCACGGCCTTCTGGTTCATGGTCGGTGTCAGCGCGATCATCTTCCTCGCCGATTTCAGTGAGACGACGCGCCGCCTGTCGGGTCTCGATCAGTACAGCGTGCTCGGCGCGCTGGCGATGACGGCACTGCGCCTGCCCTCGATCCTGCAGCAGACGATCCCGACGCTCAGCCTGTTCATCGGCATGACCGTCCTGATCGCGCTCAACCGCCGTTATGAACTTGTGGTGACGCGCGCCGCCGGCATATCGGTCTGGCAGTTCATCTTCCCGATCATCGTCGGCTCGTTCCTGATCGGGCTCGTGACACTGTTCGTCATCAATCCGCTGGGTGCGTGGGGACAGCGCGAATCGGTGTCGATGGAGACCTCCTGGCGCCAGTCGAGCAACCGGGCAAAGTCGAGCAAGTTCGTTCCGTGGATCCGCCAGATCAGCGGCGACGAGGATGTGATCATCGGCGGCAAGAGCTATCAGGACAAGGGAACCGAGCTTCTCGACGTCGTGGTTTTCCACTTCGACAAGGACGGTTCGGTGATCCTGCGACAGGATGCACGCACAGCAAAGCTCGAACATGGTTACTGGCTTCTTACCGACGTGCTCGAGAATCGGCCGGGCGAGATTCCGGTTCGCAAACCGACGGCGCAGGTGCGTACCAATCTGAAACAGGAATATATCCAGGAAAGCCTCGAGCAGCCGGAAAGTGTTGCGTTTCTTGATCTTTCCCGGAAAATCAAGGTCAGCAAGTCATACGGCATCTCAACCAAAGCGCTGGAAACACAGTTCCACTCGCTTCTGTCGTTGCCGATCCTGCTCGTGGCCATGACTCTCATTGCTGCAACAGTGTCGTTAAAATTCAGTCGCTTCGCCCAGTCCAGGTCTATGATTCTGGGTGGAATAGTTTCTGGCTTCGTGCTTTATGTCGTCAGCGTATTGGTAAAGGCGTTCGGAAGCAGCGGAGCGATTCCTCCGTTGGTGGCGGTCTGGATTCCGGTCATCGTCGCAACGGCAGTGGGGGCAACGATTTTGCTTCATCAGGAGGACGGCTAG
- a CDS encoding LptF/LptG family permease: MKLLETYILRRIFQMFLVALVPVLTIIWTIQVLGRINLVTDTGQSMGSFMVLASLILPTILPVVLPFALVIGITQTLTAMNNDSELPVIDAAGASRSIIYRPVILISVLLGMFSFAVTNFVEPESRLGVRQLAAAAYADLLSSVIEEKTFRSIEPGLYVQISERHSGRLLKGLVVVDYRDPTSDLIYYAKEGLVDPGGTSLTMRDGEVDRKTQDGRISVVKFDSYAFDLSAMTKSDDGGPPLYAADRPLSFLLDPDTDDAIVKRSPGSFRSELHRRLTDWLYPIAFAFVSLVIAGSSRSHRQARVHPMIWALVIAFALRWAGFSVTNLSERSASYVPFVYAVPLGTSAVAIYMLATHRQLHIPRFVTQGFNRLGSLLRRRLTRSQKSGENAA, translated from the coding sequence ATGAAGCTTCTCGAAACTTACATATTGCGCCGGATCTTCCAGATGTTTCTGGTCGCACTCGTTCCGGTGCTGACCATCATCTGGACCATCCAGGTGCTCGGGCGCATCAACCTGGTTACCGATACGGGCCAGTCGATGGGCTCGTTCATGGTGCTTGCAAGCCTCATCCTGCCGACGATCCTTCCCGTCGTTCTGCCTTTTGCCCTGGTCATCGGCATCACCCAGACGCTGACGGCGATGAACAACGACTCGGAACTGCCGGTGATCGACGCGGCGGGTGCCAGCCGCAGCATCATCTACCGTCCCGTCATCCTCATTTCCGTTCTGCTCGGGATGTTCTCCTTTGCAGTGACCAATTTCGTCGAACCGGAATCGCGACTGGGCGTCCGACAATTGGCCGCCGCCGCCTATGCCGACCTGCTCTCGTCGGTCATCGAGGAAAAAACGTTCCGCAGCATCGAGCCGGGCCTCTATGTGCAGATATCCGAGCGCCATTCCGGACGGTTGCTGAAAGGCCTGGTCGTGGTCGATTATCGCGACCCGACCTCAGATCTCATCTATTACGCCAAGGAAGGCCTGGTTGATCCGGGCGGAACATCGCTGACGATGCGCGACGGTGAAGTCGATCGCAAGACGCAGGACGGCCGCATCTCGGTGGTCAAGTTCGATTCCTATGCGTTCGACCTCTCGGCGATGACCAAATCCGATGATGGCGGCCCGCCTCTCTATGCTGCCGACCGGCCGCTGAGCTTCCTGCTCGATCCCGACACGGATGACGCAATCGTCAAGCGTTCGCCGGGCAGCTTCCGGTCGGAACTGCATCGTCGCCTGACGGACTGGCTCTATCCGATAGCTTTCGCATTCGTCTCGCTGGTGATTGCCGGCAGCAGCCGTTCGCACCGCCAGGCCCGCGTCCATCCGATGATCTGGGCACTGGTTATCGCCTTCGCGTTGCGCTGGGCCGGCTTTTCGGTCACCAACCTGTCGGAACGCAGCGCCAGCTATGTCCCGTTCGTCTATGCCGTACCGTTGGGGACCTCGGCGGTCGCAATCTACATGCTGGCCACCCATCGCCAGCTTCATATACCGCGCTTCGTCACGCAGGGCTTCAATCGCCTCGGCAGCCTGTTGCGGCGCCGGTTAACGCGCTCGCAGAAGTCCGGGGAGAATGCCGCATGA
- a CDS encoding leucyl aminopeptidase, with protein sequence MSVQLNISFAKSSPLTNALAIQLALAGGEPASGIAEADPQGVGARAAGIAKFSAKAMTVLDVIAPHGSDADRLAVIGLGKADALVAYDWLRAGGTAAASLKAAKKAVVFLDVPGLDVTAEQAADFALGMLLRAYAFDAYKTKKKDDDEKPNVVDVKIVMAGHAAAKKAFAKAEAVAGGVVLARDLVNLPPNVLGPVEFADKAKELEKLGVTVEILTEKEMKKLGMGALLGVAQGSVRPPRLAVMHWNGGKAKEQPVAFIGKGVVFDTGGISIKPGAGMEDMKGDMGGAAAVIGLIHTLAARKAKVNAIGVLGLVENMPDGNAQRPGDIVTSMSGQTIEIINTDAEGRLVLGDALFYTKERFKPRFMVNLATLTGAIVVALGNAHAGLFSNDDALSAQLTAAGEATQEKLWRMPLGKEYDKIIDSRFADMKNSGGRQAGSITAAQFLKRFVGDTPWAHLDIAATALNSPQSEINQSWASGYGVRLLDELVRANYEG encoded by the coding sequence ATGTCTGTCCAACTGAATATCTCTTTTGCAAAATCATCCCCCCTCACCAATGCTCTGGCCATCCAGCTCGCCCTTGCCGGCGGCGAGCCGGCATCAGGTATAGCCGAAGCCGATCCGCAGGGTGTCGGTGCGCGTGCGGCCGGGATCGCAAAGTTTTCCGCAAAGGCGATGACGGTGCTGGACGTGATTGCGCCTCACGGTTCCGATGCCGACCGGCTGGCGGTGATCGGCCTTGGAAAGGCCGATGCGCTTGTCGCCTATGACTGGCTGCGCGCCGGCGGCACGGCCGCCGCAAGCCTGAAGGCGGCAAAGAAGGCGGTGGTCTTCCTCGACGTGCCCGGTCTCGACGTCACCGCCGAACAGGCTGCCGATTTTGCCCTCGGCATGCTGCTGCGCGCCTATGCCTTCGACGCCTACAAGACGAAAAAGAAGGATGATGACGAAAAGCCGAATGTGGTGGATGTGAAGATCGTCATGGCAGGCCATGCTGCCGCCAAGAAGGCCTTCGCCAAGGCAGAGGCTGTAGCCGGTGGTGTGGTACTCGCCCGAGATCTGGTCAACCTGCCGCCGAACGTGCTCGGTCCGGTCGAATTCGCAGACAAGGCCAAGGAGCTGGAAAAGCTCGGTGTGACGGTGGAAATTCTCACCGAAAAGGAAATGAAGAAGCTCGGCATGGGTGCGCTGCTCGGCGTCGCTCAGGGATCGGTGCGGCCGCCGCGGCTTGCCGTCATGCACTGGAACGGCGGCAAGGCCAAGGAGCAGCCGGTCGCCTTCATCGGCAAGGGTGTCGTCTTCGATACCGGCGGCATTTCGATCAAGCCCGGTGCCGGCATGGAGGACATGAAGGGTGACATGGGCGGTGCCGCCGCCGTCATCGGCCTGATCCACACGCTCGCCGCCCGCAAGGCCAAGGTCAACGCGATCGGCGTCTTGGGCCTTGTGGAAAACATGCCGGACGGCAATGCCCAGCGTCCCGGCGACATCGTGACCTCCATGTCGGGTCAGACGATCGAGATCATCAATACGGATGCCGAGGGACGCCTCGTGCTCGGTGATGCGCTGTTCTATACCAAGGAGCGCTTCAAGCCACGCTTCATGGTCAATCTCGCGACGCTGACCGGCGCGATCGTCGTCGCACTCGGCAATGCCCATGCCGGCCTGTTCTCCAATGACGATGCACTCTCCGCTCAGCTGACCGCCGCGGGCGAGGCGACTCAGGAAAAGCTGTGGCGCATGCCGCTCGGCAAGGAATACGACAAGATCATCGATTCCCGCTTTGCCGACATGAAGAATAGCGGCGGCCGCCAGGCAGGTTCGATCACTGCGGCGCAGTTCCTCAAACGCTTCGTCGGCGATACCCCGTGGGCGCATCTCGACATTGCTGCCACCGCACTCAATTCGCCGCAGAGCGAAATCAACCAGTCCTGGGCATCCGGTTACGGCGTGCGCCTGCTGGACGAATTGGTCCGGGCGAATTACGAGGGCTGA
- a CDS encoding DNA polymerase III subunit chi, whose amino-acid sequence MTEVLFYHLTESKLEDALPALLEKSVERGWKVVVQTNDEARRDMLDAHLWTFRDESFLPHGTDAAAMAEAQPVLLTAGAENGNSATVRFLVDGAEPPPLEPYERVVFMFDGYDQIQLESARAEWKRLKGEGHALTYWQQSPEGRWVKKA is encoded by the coding sequence ATGACCGAAGTTCTCTTCTACCACCTGACCGAATCGAAGCTCGAGGACGCGCTGCCGGCGCTCCTCGAAAAAAGCGTCGAGCGCGGCTGGAAGGTGGTGGTCCAGACCAATGATGAAGCGCGCCGGGACATGCTCGACGCGCATCTATGGACCTTTCGCGATGAAAGCTTTCTGCCGCATGGGACAGATGCCGCTGCGATGGCAGAGGCCCAGCCGGTGCTTTTGACGGCAGGGGCGGAAAACGGCAATTCAGCCACAGTCCGCTTCCTCGTCGACGGCGCCGAACCGCCGCCGCTCGAGCCCTACGAGCGTGTCGTCTTCATGTTTGACGGCTACGACCAGATCCAGCTGGAATCCGCCCGCGCCGAATGGAAGCGCCTGAAGGGTGAGGGGCATGCGCTGACCTACTGGCAGCAATCGCCCGAAGGCCGCTGGGTGAAGAAGGCCTGA
- a CDS encoding polysaccharide deacetylase family protein, protein MPVRAACAAVLVVSLLSSCASKPPVDGAALKTAFAAGDAGGSLRPKDDPKSPVALTPAAWGRLSKIGGLAGREMTVESISDIKLRDKEVVLTFDDGPMPKRTERVLATLDQFGVKASFMMVGEMAKAHPEIAREVVAEGHTIGSHTYAHPDLAHMSYDNAVAEIEKGRKAVEAATGVEADFFRFPYLADSKKLRQWVGSHQMVVMDVQVDSKDYFRDTPAAVATRTMDALRAHRKGIILMHDIHPRTAAMLPALLTQLRSEGYKVVQLKYGKPSTDMLVASTVTKPLAATN, encoded by the coding sequence ATGCCGGTCCGTGCTGCCTGTGCCGCTGTTCTTGTCGTCAGCCTCCTCTCCTCCTGCGCGAGCAAGCCTCCGGTCGACGGCGCGGCGTTGAAGACCGCCTTTGCGGCGGGCGATGCCGGCGGCTCGCTGAGACCGAAGGATGATCCGAAGTCTCCGGTAGCCCTCACCCCGGCGGCCTGGGGCAGGCTCAGCAAGATAGGCGGGCTTGCCGGTCGCGAAATGACGGTGGAGTCGATTTCCGACATCAAGCTGCGCGACAAGGAAGTGGTTCTGACCTTCGATGACGGCCCGATGCCGAAGAGGACCGAGCGCGTTCTCGCCACGCTCGACCAGTTCGGGGTCAAGGCCTCGTTCATGATGGTCGGCGAGATGGCCAAGGCGCATCCGGAAATCGCCCGCGAGGTGGTGGCCGAAGGCCATACGATCGGCAGCCACACCTATGCGCATCCCGACCTCGCCCATATGTCGTATGACAATGCGGTGGCCGAGATCGAGAAGGGCCGCAAGGCCGTCGAGGCGGCGACCGGCGTCGAGGCAGACTTCTTCCGCTTCCCCTATCTTGCCGATTCGAAGAAGCTGAGGCAGTGGGTCGGTAGCCACCAGATGGTGGTGATGGATGTCCAGGTCGATTCGAAGGACTATTTCAGGGACACGCCGGCGGCCGTTGCGACACGCACGATGGACGCGCTGCGCGCGCATCGCAAGGGCATCATCCTGATGCATGACATTCATCCGCGCACCGCCGCCATGCTGCCGGCACTGCTGACGCAATTGCGCTCCGAAGGCTACAAGGTGGTACAGCTGAAATACGGCAAGCCGTCGACCGACATGCTGGTTGCCTCGACGGTTACCAAGCCGCTCGCTGCGACGAACTGA
- a CDS encoding type II toxin-antitoxin system VapC family toxin: protein MFLETSAIIEYFINGPDFARIASALASTETTFYVSPTVIFEATTVLAGKRRIEVAEAASLVERFLEELKVEVVPATRETASVALDAFARYGKGRHPAKLNFGDCFSYAGARSARVPLIYVGADFVQTDLA from the coding sequence ATGTTTCTCGAAACCTCGGCAATCATTGAGTATTTCATCAATGGTCCCGATTTCGCCCGCATCGCCTCAGCACTCGCCTCCACCGAGACGACGTTCTATGTGTCTCCGACGGTGATCTTCGAGGCGACTACGGTGCTTGCGGGTAAACGCCGCATCGAAGTGGCGGAGGCCGCTTCGCTGGTCGAAAGATTTCTGGAAGAATTGAAAGTCGAGGTCGTTCCGGCAACCCGCGAGACCGCCTCCGTCGCCCTCGACGCCTTTGCTCGTTACGGCAAGGGGCGGCATCCGGCGAAGCTCAATTTCGGTGACTGCTTTTCCTATGCTGGCGCGAGATCGGCACGCGTGCCGTTGATTTATGTCGGGGCCGATTTCGTTCAGACAGATCTCGCCTGA
- a CDS encoding type II toxin-antitoxin system VapB family antitoxin → MALDLTNEELDALAERARKVLNAPTKQDAVRQALERVVGEPSKEAEQAENRATRADRLQALQREYQSMGSFNPDFNEKKFLDDMWGN, encoded by the coding sequence ATGGCTCTCGACCTGACCAATGAAGAACTCGACGCACTTGCAGAACGCGCACGCAAGGTTTTGAACGCGCCGACCAAGCAGGATGCCGTGCGACAGGCATTGGAGCGGGTGGTGGGTGAGCCGTCAAAAGAAGCCGAGCAGGCAGAGAATCGGGCGACACGCGCGGATAGGCTCCAAGCACTGCAGCGGGAATACCAGTCGATGGGGAGTTTCAACCCTGACTTCAACGAGAAGAAATTTCTCGACGATATGTGGGGCAACTGA
- a CDS encoding prolyl oligopeptidase family serine peptidase: protein MNLFLETDNDPNTIAFVSEQNDRSDRQFRTPEFAADRDQLKAMIEREDRLIVPTRRGRWLFDFHRSKDNPLGIWRRLPADQEPRHDAAWETVFDFDAFCLSEGKRWIYSGAITSPYEPTRVMMILSDGGSDQLRLVEFDTEAKRIVEGGFDTPPARAHASWISPDEIAYFGSIDEFSATRSGWPRVGRVLKRGVDPKDAPILFQAGMDDVYGAASFIDPLFWGGKPDEAKIEFFTVGHEIGKASVHIRNTSGDIVRLDLPVESDSDFNHTHALWRAKTDERYPTGTLVLQDFHPFGEEPLTNARVLFSPKDGQSVSQFILLKSWAVFIVSDRMVPKLFLVDLTKTDPSAQELALPAELQTVSFRQLDADLTLGEEVLTVVGQGFLLPATAYRLDLTRHDMPLDLVPIGTSPAYFDADGMVSELFEAVSEDGTKVPYHIVLPKHWTKGELPVLMYGYGGFGVSLSPVYSGAFGLWLNQGGAFVQAYIRGGGELGPDWHTVAKGSGRHKAFEDFVAVARDLVARGFTKPSRIACNGGSNGGLLTAVMATRYPNDFGAVWTSVPVIDMSRFHVFPAGRAWMDEYGNPDVADELNAMLTYSPLHQVKPKSEISYPAIYIESSTNDDRVHPSHARRFAKRLIDAGHEPFFREYGSGGHGGAGDTTEMAERRAMGYSFLRQTIMKG, encoded by the coding sequence ATGAACCTGTTTCTCGAAACCGACAACGACCCAAACACGATCGCCTTCGTCAGCGAACAGAATGACAGGTCCGACCGACAATTCCGTACACCCGAATTTGCCGCCGACCGCGATCAGTTGAAGGCGATGATCGAGCGCGAGGACCGGTTGATCGTGCCGACGCGGCGCGGCCGGTGGCTGTTCGATTTTCACCGTTCGAAGGACAATCCGCTCGGCATCTGGCGCCGGCTGCCGGCCGATCAGGAGCCGCGCCACGATGCGGCCTGGGAAACCGTGTTCGATTTCGACGCCTTCTGTCTCAGCGAAGGCAAGCGCTGGATCTATTCCGGTGCCATCACCTCGCCCTATGAGCCGACCCGCGTAATGATGATCCTCTCCGATGGCGGTTCGGACCAATTGCGGCTGGTCGAATTCGATACGGAAGCGAAAAGGATTGTCGAAGGCGGTTTCGACACGCCGCCGGCGCGGGCGCATGCCTCGTGGATTTCGCCCGACGAGATCGCCTATTTCGGCTCGATCGACGAATTTTCCGCCACGCGCTCCGGCTGGCCGCGCGTCGGCCGCGTCCTCAAGCGTGGTGTCGACCCCAAGGATGCACCGATCCTGTTTCAGGCCGGCATGGACGATGTCTATGGCGCGGCAAGCTTCATCGACCCGCTGTTCTGGGGCGGCAAGCCGGATGAGGCAAAGATCGAGTTTTTCACCGTCGGCCATGAGATCGGCAAGGCGAGCGTGCATATCCGAAACACCTCCGGAGACATCGTGCGCCTCGACCTGCCGGTGGAGAGCGACAGCGATTTCAACCACACCCACGCGCTCTGGCGGGCGAAGACCGACGAGCGCTATCCGACAGGCACGCTCGTCCTGCAGGATTTTCATCCGTTCGGAGAAGAACCGCTCACCAATGCACGCGTGCTGTTTTCACCCAAGGACGGCCAGTCGGTATCGCAGTTCATCCTGCTGAAGAGCTGGGCGGTGTTCATCGTCTCCGACCGGATGGTGCCGAAGCTCTTTCTCGTGGACCTGACGAAAACCGATCCGTCTGCGCAGGAGCTCGCTCTTCCGGCAGAACTCCAGACCGTCAGCTTCCGCCAGCTCGATGCCGATTTGACGCTCGGCGAAGAGGTGTTGACCGTCGTCGGCCAGGGCTTCCTGCTTCCCGCCACCGCCTACCGGCTCGACCTGACCCGCCACGACATGCCGCTTGACCTGGTGCCGATCGGTACGTCGCCGGCCTATTTCGATGCCGATGGCATGGTGTCGGAGCTTTTCGAGGCGGTCTCCGAGGACGGCACCAAGGTGCCCTATCACATCGTGCTGCCAAAGCACTGGACCAAGGGCGAACTGCCGGTGCTGATGTATGGCTATGGCGGCTTCGGCGTGTCGCTGTCGCCGGTCTATTCCGGCGCCTTCGGCCTGTGGCTCAACCAGGGCGGCGCCTTCGTGCAGGCCTATATCCGCGGCGGCGGCGAACTTGGTCCCGACTGGCATACGGTCGCCAAGGGTTCGGGCCGCCACAAGGCGTTCGAGGATTTCGTCGCCGTTGCCCGCGATCTCGTCGCCCGCGGCTTTACCAAGCCATCGCGGATCGCCTGCAATGGCGGCAGCAATGGCGGGCTGCTGACGGCCGTGATGGCGACACGTTACCCAAATGATTTCGGCGCGGTGTGGACCTCGGTGCCGGTAATCGACATGTCACGCTTCCATGTGTTTCCCGCAGGGCGGGCCTGGATGGACGAATACGGCAATCCGGACGTGGCCGACGAGCTGAACGCCATGCTCACCTATTCGCCGCTGCATCAGGTGAAGCCGAAGAGCGAGATCAGCTATCCGGCGATCTATATCGAAAGCTCGACCAACGACGATCGGGTGCACCCTTCCCATGCAAGGCGGTTTGCCAAGCGGCTGATCGATGCCGGACATGAGCCCTTCTTCCGCGAATACGGCTCGGGCGGCCATGGTGGTGCCGGCGACACGACCGAAATGGCCGAGCGCCGGGCAATGGGCTACAGTTTCCTGCGCCAGACGATCATGAAGGGTTAG
- a CDS encoding ABC-F family ATP-binding cassette domain-containing protein, whose product MITINDLSARIAGRLLLDHASVTLPAGTKAGLVGRNGAGKSTLFRIITGDLASEGGSVTIPKNARIGQVAQEAPGTEDSLITIVMAADKERAALLAEAEMATDPNRIAEIQMRLVDIDAHSAEARAGSILAGLGFDAAAQLRPASSFSGGWRMRVALAAVLFAEPDLLLLDEPTNYLDLEGTMWLEDYVRRYPHTVIVISHDRDMLNNAVNSIVHLDQKKLTFYRGGYDQFERQKAENDELQMKAKAKNDAARKHLQSFIDRFRAKATKARQAQSRIKALERMGTVAAVVEDHVQPITFPAPEKQPASPIVSISKGAVGYTPGQPILKNITLRIDNDDRIALLGSNGNGKSTFAKLISGRLGLDGGEMKLAPSLSIGFFAQHQLDDLVPNETPVDHVRRLMPLAGEAQVRARVAQMGLATEKMATAAKDLSGGEKARLLMGLAAFHAPNLLILDEPTNHLDIDSRRALIEALNDYDGAVILISHDRHLIEATVDRLWLVNEGTVKPFEGDLEEYRDLIVAAGRKKDEKVTTAGDDSVSKADQRKANADRRASLAPLKKKINEIESLTAKLEKQIQGLDKELADPALYEKAPAKAAAKAKERGEAAAKLSAAEEEWLMLSSEYEEAMAG is encoded by the coding sequence ATGATCACGATTAATGACCTCTCCGCCCGCATTGCCGGCCGCCTTCTCCTCGACCATGCCAGCGTGACGCTTCCGGCGGGCACGAAGGCCGGCCTTGTCGGCCGCAACGGCGCCGGAAAATCGACGCTGTTCCGGATCATCACCGGCGACCTCGCCTCCGAAGGCGGATCGGTGACGATCCCCAAGAATGCCCGGATCGGACAGGTGGCGCAGGAAGCACCGGGAACGGAAGATTCGCTGATCACCATCGTCATGGCCGCCGACAAGGAACGCGCAGCGCTGCTTGCAGAAGCCGAGATGGCAACAGATCCCAATCGCATTGCCGAGATCCAGATGCGGCTCGTCGATATCGACGCGCATTCGGCGGAAGCGCGGGCCGGCAGCATTCTTGCCGGTCTCGGCTTCGATGCGGCAGCCCAGCTTCGCCCGGCATCGTCGTTTTCCGGCGGCTGGCGGATGCGCGTGGCGCTTGCCGCCGTGCTCTTTGCCGAGCCCGATCTTCTGCTGCTCGACGAGCCGACCAACTATCTCGACCTCGAAGGCACGATGTGGCTGGAAGACTATGTGCGGCGCTACCCGCACACCGTCATCGTCATTTCCCACGACCGCGACATGCTGAACAACGCGGTCAATTCGATCGTCCATCTCGACCAGAAGAAGCTCACCTTCTATCGCGGCGGCTATGACCAGTTCGAGCGGCAGAAGGCCGAGAACGACGAATTGCAGATGAAGGCGAAGGCGAAGAACGACGCCGCCCGCAAGCACCTGCAGAGCTTCATCGACCGTTTTCGCGCGAAGGCGACCAAGGCGCGGCAGGCGCAGAGCCGCATCAAGGCACTGGAGCGGATGGGAACCGTCGCGGCCGTGGTCGAGGACCATGTGCAGCCGATCACGTTTCCCGCACCGGAAAAGCAGCCGGCCTCGCCGATCGTGTCGATCTCCAAGGGCGCTGTCGGCTATACGCCCGGCCAGCCGATCCTCAAGAACATCACGCTTCGCATCGACAATGACGACCGCATCGCGCTGCTCGGCTCGAACGGCAACGGCAAATCGACCTTCGCCAAGCTGATCTCCGGCCGGCTCGGGCTCGATGGCGGCGAGATGAAGCTTGCGCCGTCGCTGTCGATCGGCTTCTTCGCCCAGCATCAGCTGGACGATCTGGTTCCCAACGAAACGCCGGTCGATCATGTGCGTCGGCTGATGCCGCTGGCAGGCGAAGCGCAGGTGCGTGCCCGCGTCGCCCAGATGGGGCTTGCGACTGAAAAGATGGCGACGGCCGCCAAGGATCTGTCGGGTGGCGAAAAGGCGCGGCTCTTGATGGGGCTTGCCGCCTTCCATGCGCCGAACCTGCTGATCCTCGACGAACCGACCAACCATCTCGACATCGACAGCCGCCGGGCGCTGATTGAGGCGCTGAACGACTATGACGGCGCCGTCATCCTGATCTCGCACGACCGCCATCTGATCGAAGCGACCGTCGACCGGCTGTGGCTGGTCAACGAAGGGACGGTGAAGCCGTTCGAGGGCGATCTGGAAGAGTATCGCGACCTGATCGTGGCGGCCGGCCGCAAGAAAGACGAGAAGGTTACGACGGCTGGCGACGACAGCGTGTCGAAGGCCGACCAGCGCAAGGCGAATGCCGACAGACGCGCCTCGCTTGCGCCGTTGAAGAAAAAGATCAACGAAATCGAATCCTTGACGGCCAAGCTTGAGAAGCAGATTCAGGGACTTGATAAGGAACTTGCAGACCCGGCGCTCTACGAGAAGGCCCCTGCCAAGGCAGCAGCCAAGGCCAAGGAACGCGGCGAAGCGGCGGCAAAGCTTTCCGCTGCCGAAGAAGAATGGCTGATGCTCTCCTCCGAATATGAAGAGGCGATGGCGGGGTGA
- a CDS encoding GGDEF domain-containing protein yields MPTQARKTVQDRMLQAVSQHMARLEVAGLPRNYELFHEALSGSDAGLTRDVMTLPVAPRQALLDEIGTRYQLGGFVTAGLPKSREPDIQLLAGLREKMASGAEQKRGFAKALEAVAKSLREDNGAGPGDILAEIEYLSVSLSDAVVAEAELETALRNGASMLIGAEQEVSSARNVMLRDRMTNLPNHAAFIERLEALYADETENRDTALFLVAIADISDIADTYGEATATKIVKKAAAIFRKTIKKDDFLARIGKGEFAILFRHVNREAIRPIATRLAGSIAENLAFATSDGQTPLRLSMGAALATDAFSPQQLRQQAVMAAEAAQANPRSNIIVHGDTARPGA; encoded by the coding sequence ATGCCGACCCAGGCCCGAAAAACAGTTCAGGACAGGATGTTACAGGCGGTGAGCCAGCACATGGCGCGGCTGGAAGTGGCCGGCCTGCCGCGCAATTACGAACTGTTCCATGAAGCCCTGTCCGGTTCCGATGCAGGATTGACCCGCGACGTCATGACCCTGCCGGTCGCACCGCGCCAGGCGCTGCTGGATGAAATTGGCACACGTTATCAACTGGGCGGCTTCGTCACCGCCGGCCTGCCGAAATCACGCGAGCCGGATATCCAGCTGCTTGCCGGTCTGCGCGAAAAAATGGCGAGCGGCGCCGAACAGAAACGCGGCTTCGCCAAGGCGCTGGAAGCCGTGGCAAAGAGCCTGCGCGAGGACAATGGCGCCGGGCCCGGCGATATCCTGGCCGAAATCGAATATCTCAGCGTTTCGCTATCCGATGCCGTGGTGGCGGAAGCCGAGTTGGAAACCGCGCTTCGCAACGGCGCCAGCATGCTGATCGGGGCGGAACAGGAAGTGTCTTCCGCGCGCAACGTGATGCTGCGCGACCGGATGACCAACCTGCCGAACCATGCCGCCTTCATCGAGCGGCTGGAAGCGCTTTATGCAGACGAGACAGAGAACCGCGATACGGCGCTGTTTCTCGTCGCCATTGCCGATATTTCCGACATTGCCGACACCTATGGCGAGGCCACCGCCACCAAGATCGTCAAGAAGGCGGCCGCGATCTTCCGCAAGACGATCAAGAAGGACGATTTCCTCGCCCGTATCGGCAAGGGCGAATTCGCCATCCTGTTCCGCCACGTCAACCGCGAGGCAATCCGCCCGATCGCGACCCGGCTGGCAGGTTCGATCGCCGAGAACCTTGCCTTCGCCACGTCCGACGGCCAGACCCCGCTACGGCTCTCGATGGGCGCGGCACTGGCAACGGACGCGTTCTCGCCGCAGCAATTGCGCCAGCAGGCCGTAATGGCCGCCGAGGCCGCGCAGGCCAACCCGCGCAGCAACATCATCGTTCACGGCGATACCGCAAGGCCGGGTGCCTGA